GCCGCCCATGGTGCTCGCAGCGGTCCGGCTTGAGGTCGAGAAGCGGCGTTCCGTCCACGCAGTCGAGCCCCCGGACCACCAGCACCGGCCCCTCGCGCCGCAGCAGCCGCACCGAGGAAATCCCGATCGGGTTGGGCCGCACCGGCGAGCGCAGGGCAAAGGTGCCGCGGGTCGCGCCGTCGCCGTGCGGGCTCTGGGTCAGCAGGTCGCGGCGGGCGCGGTCGAGCCAGTAGAGCACCTGCACCCGCTCGGCCCGCTCGATGCCCGCGAGCGCGGGCTCCCAGTCCGGATCGAGCTCGATGCGGCATTCGGGACCGTCGGGATCGCCCTGCCGAGGGCAGTCGCGCCGCGTGGCGAAGGGCGTGCGGATGCGGCCGATGAAGCGCAGCTGCGCGTCCCCGGCCGGGGGCAGCGCGAGCGCGGTCTCGCCGGGGCGGATCTCGTCGTCGGTGGTCTGGCTCATGGCACGTCCCTTCCTGCGTCGGCCGAAGGGTAGCGCGGCCCCGTTCAGCCGGCCAGCGCCGCGTCGTAGGCGGCCACGACCTCGCGCGCGCGGGCGGTCAGCTCGGCAAGGCTGCGGCCCGGCGTGTAGAGCCAGGTTCCGATGCCGAAGCCGGTGACACCCGCCGCCAGCCACTCGCCCATGTTGCCCGCGCTCACCCCGCCCACGGCATAGGTTGGCGTGCCCTGCGGCAGCACCGCCTTCATCGCCTTCAGCCCCTCGGGACCGATCAGCGAGGCGGGGAAGAACTTCAGCCCGTCGGCGCCGGTGCGCAGCGCGATGAAGGCCTCGGTCGGGGTCAGCACGCCCGGGTAGCTCAGCATCCCGGCCTTCTTGGTGGCCATGATCACCCGCTGGTTCATGTCGGGCGAGACCACCATGCGCGCGCCGATCTGCTGGAGTCGCAGCACCTCCTCGGGGGCGAGCACCGTGCCGGCGCCGATCACCGCGTCCGTGCCGAAGCCCTGCACCATCTTGGCGATGGAGTCGAAGGGGCGCGGCGAGTTGAGCGGCACCTCGATCTTGGTGATCCCCTCGGCGATCAGCGCCTCGGTGACGGCGGGGGCCTCCTCGGGGGTGAGGCCGCGCAGGATGGCGATGATCTCGCGGGTCATTCTTGTGTCTCCGTCTTGCGGGCCGCCTTCAGCCCTTCGAGCGTCATGCGCTCGGCATCGGCGATGAGCACCGGCACGGCGAGCTTGTCCAGCGCGGCGCGGTAGTGCGAAACCAGCTTCGAGGCGCCCAGCAGGGCGACGCTCTGGCCGAGCCAGTAGGGTTTGGCCGCCGCCAGTTCCATGCCGATCAGCAGGCCCGAGAGCCGTGCCGTGGCCTTCTCGGGCGGCAGACCGTGCAGCAGCCCCTCGGCGCGCAGGGTGAAGAGTTCCGAGGCGAAACCGGCCGGGCGGCCCATCGCCTGATCGACGCCCCCGGCAAAGGCCTCATCATCCCAGCCGGTGCCAAGCCCGTGGCGCAGCACGGATTTCTGGCTCAGCAGCTCGAAGAGCTCGCCGGTCATGAAGCTGCGGAAGGAGACGATCTCGCCGGCGCTCACATGCACCCACTTGCTGTGCGTGCCGGGCAGGCAGATCACCCCGTCGAAGCGCGGGTTGAGCGCGAGGAAGCCCGCGACCTGCGTCTCCTCGCCGCGCATCACGTCGGCGGGACGGTCCTGCGCCACGCCCGGAAGGATGCGCACCTCGAGGCGCGGGTCCTGCGTCGGCACGGTGATCGCCTCGGCGAGCCCCGGCGGGGCGCAGGGGGTCTTCACGTAGGGGGCCTCGGCCCAGCCCTGCCGCGCCCCGGCCATGCCGCAGATGATCACCTGCGTGCCGGGCTCGAGATCGGGCAGCAGGCCCAGCAGGGTCGGCTCGAAATCGGCGGGCGTGAGGCGGCCCATGCCGGCGTCGCTCTCGGCGCGTTCAAGGACGGTGCCATCCGCCGCCATGCGCCACAGGCGCAGGTTCGACGTGCCCCAGTCCACCGCGATCCAGTCAGGTCGGGCCATCTGTCCTCCTAGAATTGCCGCCCCGTGTTAGCGCCCGACCTTGCGGCACGCAAGGGCGGGGACCCGCAGGCGCCTGGCGGCTTGCGAAAGGCGCGCGCGCGAGGATCAGACCCAGCCCCAGGCGGCGGCGACTTCCCACAGGAGGCGCAGGGTGAGCAGCGCGAGCGCGACGTTCACCGCCGCGAAGAAGAGCCGTTCGGGCAGCCAGCGCACCAGCCGCTGCCCCGACCAGGCGCCGAAGATCGCCACGGGCGCCAGCATCGCCACCCGCTGCAGGCTCTCCCAGGTCACCTGGCCGGCAAGGATGTAGGGCGGCAGCTTCATCCAGTTGATGCAGGCGAAGAGAATCGCCGTGGTGCCGACATAGGTCATCTTCGGCAACCGCTGCGGCAGCATGTAGGCCTGGTAGGGCGGCCCGCCGGCGTGGGAGATGTAGCTGGTGAAGCCCGAGAGCGCGCCCCAGAAGAGGCCGCGGGGCACGTCGGCGGGGCGCGCGCGGTGGTCGCGGGCAAGGCGCTTCCGCAGCGCGTCGCCAAGGTAGTAGACCCCGACCAGCGCCACGATCAGCTTGCCGGTTTCCGGCGGCACGTGCGAGATGCAGAGGAAGGCGACGAGGATGCCGATCGCCGCGGCGGGGAACAGGATGCGCAGGTTGCGCGCCGAGAAGTCGCGGCGGAAGAGCCAGACCGCGTAGACGTCCGACAGGATGTACATGGGCAGCAGCAGCCCGGCCGCCGCCGCGGGGTCGATGAACATCGACAGGATCGGCACGCCCAGCATGGCGACCATCGGCATCCCGCCCTTCGAGGCGCCGACGCAATAGGTGGCGATCGCCGCCGCGACCCAGAACCCGCTTTCTTCGACCATGCCACGTCCTTTCCTGTCGCGGCCCTTTCTGGAGAAAGCGCGCGAAAGGGGAAAGCGGAAAAGGTCGGGCGGCGGCGGGAGTTGCTTCGCGGCGCGCGAAGCCGGTGTTGCGCGGACGGCGGACGTGTGGCGCAGGCGCGGTTCAGGCGGCGCGGCTGTGGTTGGCGCGGAGCAGAGGCACGGTCAGCTCGGCATCCTCGGACAGCGGGCGCAGCGGCGGCAGGCCCGCCGCCTCGAGATCGGCGTGATAGGCCTGCACCGCCTCGCGCGAGCTCATCCCCTCGCGCACGACGCGGCGCATGGCGCGCATCATCAGCACGGGATCCTCGCATTCGAACTCGGCGCGGCTGAAGCTCGCGGTGCGCGCGCCGTAGCGTTCGCCCTGCGCCAGCCGCTCGAGACAATCGCGGGTCGTCCCCTCGCGGCAGCCGGTGAGGCCGAAGATGACCCGCGCCGGATCCCAGCCCGCCAACTCTTCCATGGCGCGCGGGCCGTGATAGCCCACCTCGACGAATTGCGGACGCTCCTTGGCGGCAATGCCGGCGAGGCTGCGGGTCAGCACGTCGTTGCGGTAGGCGGCGTAGTCCTCGTCGCCGGTATCGACCGGGATGCGCGGATCGGCGACGCGCAGGAAATGCCGCAGCCCGACCGCGGCGGCGCTATGGCGGAACTCGGCATAGGCGCGCAGCGTGGCATGGTCGATGTCGATGTCGTTGTAGAAGCTGAGCGCGTAGAGCCCGAGGTTGGCCACCGGGCGCACGCTTTCGAGCCGCGCGCTGCGGAAGGGCATGGCGGGGAACTGCGTGTAGCGCCCGCCGCGGACCTGCCAGATGTCGGTGTTGTCGGTGAGCCGCACCGCGGGGGTGACGTTGGAGCGCGCGTATATCCCCTCCTCGCTGAAGACCTCGGCATTGGAGAGCGAGGTGAGCACGATGTCGGCGAGGTCGCTCTCGATCACCCGGCGCATGTCGGCGCGGTAGGAGGGCGCGCTGCGCAGCCGGCCATCGGGGTCGCGCCCGGCGGCGGAGCAGCCGCGCAGCAGGTCGGCGTCCTTGCAGAAGGTCAGGATGAAGTCGCGTGGCCCGTAGCGCCCGCCCGCGATCTTGCCCAGCTTCTCGTCGATCCGTCGCATCGCCCGTCCCCGCGCCAGCCCGTTCCGCCCGGCAGGGTGCGGCAAAGAGGTTGAGCAAACGTCAACCGCGGCGCGGGATCAGACCGGCACCACGTCGACCTGGTGCGTCGTGACATGGCTGCCCTCGGAGCGCAGCGAGCCGCGGGTCGGTGCCACGTCGGAATAGTCGCGGCCAAAGGCGACGGTGACGTGATCGGCCCCGGCGGGCATGTCGTTGGTGGGGTCGATCTCGATCCAGCCGGTCTCGGCGCCGCACCAGGCGCGGACCCAGGCGTGCATCGCGTCGGCCCCCTCGAGCCGCGGCCGGCCCTCGGGCGGGATGGTGCGCAGGAAGCCCGAGACGTAGCCCGCCGGGATGCCGAGGCTGCGCAGCGCGGTGATCATCACGTGGCTGATGTCCTGGCAGACGCCGCGCCGCGCGCGGAAGGCCTCGATCGCGGTGGTGGTGACCTCGGTCGCCTCGGGGTCGAAGGCGAACTCGGTGTTGAGCCGGTGGCTGATCGCCTCGACCGCGGCGCGCACCGACATCGAGGCGGACAGCGTGTCCTGCGCGAAGGCGGCGATCTCGGGCGCGGCGGGCAGGCGCGGCGAGGCGCCGAGGAAGTGATGCGGGCTTTCCGGGCCGATGCTGCGCACCGCGGCGAGATCCTGCGCCAGGTCCGCCGGCCCGCCCGAGAGGTCGAGCCCCGCCACCGGCCGCGCCTTGCGCACCCGGCCCGCGAAGGAGAAGGCGATCTCGCTCAGCGGCATGTCATGCGCCATCTCGCAGGTCGGGTTGCCGAAGAAATCGGTGCCGTCGCGGCGCCAGCTCGGGGCGGGATCGGCGCTCACCGCGCCGGCGAGCAGCTCCTGCCCGGGCAGCGCGCGGGGCAGCATCCGCAGCAGCGTGCGGCTCGATCCGGCGGGATGGGCGTATTCGTAGGTGATGCGGAGCGAGATGTCGTACAGCTGGGACATGGGTCGGCTCCGGCGTCAGCTCAGGTATTGCGCGGTCAGCGCGTGGGAGATGGCGGCAAGGTCGGCGCGGAAGCCGCGCAGGCGCTCGGGGGTGATCTCCTCGGGGGCGGCGACGGCCAGCGCGGTGCGCAGGATGAGGATGCGCCGCGCCGCCTCGGGCAGGCCGGTGCTGCCCGCCGGGCGCAGCCGCGCCTCCTCGGCCATCAGCACGTCGAGCTGGAAGAGCAGCGAGCGCGGGTTGCCGGGGTCGAGCGCCAGCAGGTCGATCACCGTCTCGCGCGAGGTCTCGACCGAGTAGCGGCGACGGTGGGTCATCAGGCTGTCGCCGACCTCGACGGCAAGGTCGAGCCCGCCCTGCGGCGTGGTCTTGCCGGTGAAGGCGGCGAGGAAGGCCGCCATCTGGTCGGCGCGCTCGAGCGCGCGGCCGACGGTCAGGAAGCGCCAGCCGAGGAAGCGGAACATGTTCTCGTGCACGAGGCCCGAGAAGCCGGCGATCCGGCGCAGCAGCAGGCTCATGGCGCGGGCGGCATCGTCGCCGGGATGGCAGCCCTCGGCGGCCTCGCGGGCGGTGGATGCAAGGTCCGAAAGCGCGCTCCAGCCGTCGGTCGAGAACCGGTCGCGCACCTTGGCGGCGCAGCCGCGCGAGACGTCGAAGAGCTGCAGCAGCCCCGGCGGCACCGGCTCCTCGGACGGGTCGAGCCCGTAGCCCGCGAGGAAGCGCGCGAGGCTTTCGACCAGCGGCAGCGCGTCGGGGCCGTAATCCTCGAGCCGCAGGTGATAGGCGCGGATCTGGCGCACGCCGTTCTCGGCCCGCTCGACGTAGCGCCCGAGCCAGAAGAGGTTGTCCGCCGCGCGCGCGGGCAGCAGCCCCGGCTGGCGGCGCAGGAAGGGCCCCTTGTCGCGCGGGGCCAGCGTCTCGCTGGCGACCGGCGCATCCGAGGTGATCCAGACGTCGGCGACTGAGCCACCCGCCTGCATGGCCAGCGCCGTGGGATCGCCCGTCCGCCCGATGCGCGCGTAGCCGCCCGGCATCACCGTCCAGCCCTGCGGCGTGCGCGCGGCGAAGACCCGCACCACCATCGGGCGCGGCACCAGCCGCTCGCCGACCATGGCGGGGGTGGTCGAGAGCGTCACCGCCTCCTGCCCCACCAGCGTCTCGCCCTCGCGGTCGAGCCAGTCCGAGACCGAGCCATGCGCGCTGCCCCGGAACCGCCCGCCGAGCGCGGTGCCCGCGTCGATGTCGAAGGGCAGCTTGGTCGACTGCGCCGGGCCGATCAGCATGCGGTGCAGGTTGTCGCGCACGTAGGCGCGCTCGGTCGGCTGGCCGCACCACCATGTCGCGATGTTGGGCAGCTTCAGAGCCTCGCCGGTCAGCGCCTCGCAGATGCGCGGCAGGAAGGCCATGAGCGCGCGCGATTCCAGGACGCCGGAGCCGAGGCAGTTGACCATGGTGATCGCGCCCGCCCGCAGCGCCGAGACCATGCCGGGCGTGCCGAGCGCCGAGCTCTCGTCGAGTTCGAGCGGGTCGGCAAAGCGCGAGTCGAGCCGCCGCCAGAGCACCGAGACGGGCTCGTCCCCGGCGACGGTGCGCACCTTGAGCTGGCCGTTGCGCACCGCCAGATCCTCGCATTCCAGCAGCATGAAGCCGAGGTAGCGGGCGATGTAGGCGTGTTCGTAATAGGTGTCGGTGTGCTGGCCCGGTGTCAGGATCGCGACCCGGCTGCCATCGTCGGCGCGCAGGTCGATGAGCGCATCGCGGAAGCTGCGGAAGAAGCCCGCCAGTCGCTCGACGTTGGCCTTGGGGAAGAGGTCGTGGAAGACGCGCCCCGTGGCCATGCGGTTCTCGAGCGCGAAGCCCGCGCCCGAGGGGGCCTGCGTGCGGTCGCCAAGCACCAGCCACGAGCCATCAGGCGAGCGGCCGATCTCGAAGGCGAGGAAGTGCAGGAAATGCCCCGAGCGCGGCTGCACCCCGACGATGGGCCGCAGCCACTCGGGGTTGCGCGCCACGAGGTCGGCGGGGAGGAAGCCCTGTTTCACCAGATCGCCCGGCCCGTAGAGGTCGGCCATCACCCGTTCCAGCAGCTCGGCGCGCTGCGCGATGCCTTGGGACAGGGTCGCCCATTCCCTGCCCGAGATCACCACCGGCACGTGGCTCAACGGCCAGTTGCGCTCGGTCGAGCCCTCGCCGGTGTGCTGGCGGAAATAGACCCCGGTGTCGTGCAGGTACTGGTCGCCCCGGGCGAAGGCGCGGGCGCGGGTCTCGGCGCTCTGCGCGGCGAGGTGGCGGATCAGCGGCTGCCAGGCGGGGCGCAGCGTGCCGTCGGGGCGCAGCAACTCGTCGGCCACGCCCGGCGGCGGGCTGTAGCCTTGCAGGAACTTCGCCACCGTCTCCGGCAGCGGGCGTGTCATCCTCGCCTCCACGGCATCAGATCCCCGGACGGCGGCGCAGGTCGAGCGTCATCGGGAACTCCGGATGCGGCGTCTCGGGCGCGGGCCAGTAGCTTCCCGGGGTGTGCCCGAGTTTCTCGAACCGGGCAAGACGGCGCGCGTCGGCCTCGTTGGTGTTGACCGGGAAGGTGTCGTAGTTGCGCCCGCCCGGATGCGCCACGTGATACCGGCACCCGCCGAGCGCGCGGCCGGTCCAGGTGTCGAAGATGTCGAAGGTCAGCGGCGCGTTCACCGGCAGCGTCGGGTGCAGCGCCTCGGCGGGCTGCCAGGCCTTGAAGCGCACGCCGCCGACGCGGGTGCCCGAGGCGCCGGTCCCGGTCATCGGCACGGCGCGGCCGTTGCAGGCGACGATGTAGCGGCCGGGCTCGGTGGCGGTCAGCTGCACCTGCATGCGCTCGACCGAGCTGTCGGTGTAGCGCACGGTGCCGCCGATGGCGCCGCGCTCGCCCAGCACGTGCCAGGGCTCGAGCGCCTGCCGCAGCTCGAGGTGGACGCCCTCGTACTCGACCTCGCCGGCGAAGGGGAAGCGGAACTCGCGCTGCGCCTCGTACCACTCGGGGCGGAAGGTGAAACCGTGATCGCCAAGGTCGCGCAGCACGTCGAGGAAATCCTCCCAGACGAAATGCGGCAGCATGAAGCGGTCGTGCAGCGTGGTGCCCCAGCGCACGGGCTTGCCCTGGATGGGGGACTTCCAGAACCGCGCCAGCAGCGCCCGGATCAGCACCTGCTGGGCAAGGCTCATCTTGGCGTCGGGCGGCATCTCGAAGCCGCGGAACTCGACGAGGCCGAGCCGCCCGGTGGGGCCGTCGGGCGAGTAGAGCTTGTCGATGCAGATCTCGGCCCGGTGGGTGTTGCCGGTCACATCGATCAGCATGTTGCGCAGCAGCCGGTCGGTGAGCCACGGCAACGGCGGCTCGCCCTGCCCCGGCGCCGGGAAGTGGGAAAGCGCGATCTCCAGCTCGTAGAGGCTGTCGTGCCGTGCCTCGTCGATCCTCGGTGCCTGGCTGGTCGGGCCGATGAAGAGCCCCGAGAAGAGGTAGCTGAGCGAGGGATGCCGCAGCCAGTGCAGGATCATCGAGCGCATGAGGTCGGGGCGGCGCAGGAAGGGCGAGTCGTTCGGGGTCTCGCCGCCCACCACCACGTGGTTGCCGCCGCCGGTGCCAGTGTGCTTGCCGTCGATCATGAACTTGTCGGCGCCGAGGCGGCACTGCCGCGCCTCCTCGTAGACGCCGTTGGTGATCGCCTTGCACTCCTCCCAGCTGTGCGCCGGGTGCACGTTGACCTCGATGACCCCGGGATCGGGGGCGACGCGGATCACGTTGAGCCGGGCGTCATGCGGCGGGGTGTAGCCCTCGATGTGGATCGGCAGGCCCAGTTCCTCGGCGGTGGTCTCGGCGGCGGCGAGCAGGTCGAGGTAATCCTCGAGCGACTCCACCGGCGGCATGAAGAGGCAGAGCCGCCCGTCGCGGGGCTCGATGGCGATGGCGGTGCGCACCGCGCCGCCCGCCGGGTCGACCCCCTGCTCCATGATGCGCTGCCGCCGCCCGGCGTCGCGCGCGGCGCTGACCGGCTGCGCGTGGCCCGGCGTGACCTCGGGCAGCGCGGCGGCGGCCTCGCGCTCTTCCTCGGCGATGCGTTCCAGCTCCTCCATGAGGCGCTGGCGGCGCTCCTGTTGCAGCGCGTGGAAATCCGGCAGGTCGGTTAGCGGGATGCTGGGATCGGTCGGGTAGACATAGGGATAGGCCGAAGGCGCCACGTAGGGCAGCGCGCCAAGCGGCAGGCGGAAGCCGACGGGGCTGTCACCGGGAATGAGGAAGAGATGCCCGCGCCGGGTCTTCCAGTGCTCGGAGCGCCATTTCGGCCCGCTCGCCTTCGACTGCCAGCGCTGCAGCGGCAGGATGAAGCCCGCCGGCTGGTCGAGCCCGCGGGTGAAGACCCGGGCGATGCGGGCGCGGGTCTCGGGGTCCTTGAGCTTGGAATCCTCCGGCGTCACGTTCATCGGAAGGTCGGCTTCCTTGAGGATCCACTCGACAGGATCCTCGTAGGCGGGCTGCACGTAGTCGCCGCCGAGCCCGAGCGTCTCGGCGAATTTCGTCATGAAGGCATCGGCCTGCGCGGCATCGGCCCCCTTGGCGGTCTCCTTCGCCACGAGGTCCGGGTTCTTCCAGACGGGTTTGCCGTCGCGCCGCCAGTAGAGCGAGAAGGTCCAGCGCGGCAGGGTCTCGCCGGGGTACCACTTGCCCTGCCCGTAGTGCAGGAAGCCGCCCGGCGCGAAGCGCTCGCGCAGCCGGCGGATCAGCTCGTCGGCCAGCCTGCGCTTCTGCGGGCCGACGGCGGCGGTGTTCCACTCGGCGCTTTCGAAGTCGTCGATCGAGACGAAGGTGGGCTCGCCGCCCATGGTCAGCCGCATGTCCTGCGCGTCGAGTTCGGCATCGACCTGCGCGCCCAGCGCATCGAGCGCCTGCCATGCCTCTTCCGAGAAGGGTTTGGTGATGCGCGGATGCTCTGCCACCCGCGTCACCTCCATGGCGAAGTCGAAGTCGGTCTGCGTGTCCGGCGGGGCGGAATAGCCGCCGACGATGGGCGCGGCGTTGCGGTAATGCGGCGTGGCGGCGAGCGGGATGTGGCTCTCGCCGGTCAGCAGGCCCGAAGTGGGATCGAGCCCGATCCAGCCCGCGCCGGGGATGAACACCTCGCACCAGGCGTGCAGGTCGGTGAAGTCGTGGTCGGTGCCCGCCGGACCGTCGAGCGAGACGAGGTCGGGTTTCAGCTGGATCAGGTAACCCGACACGAAACGCGCCGCGAAGCCGAGGTGGCGCAGGATCTGCACCAGCAGCCACGAGGTGTCGCGGCAGGAGCCCTTAGCCAGTTGCAGCGTCTCCTCGGGGGTTTGCACGCCGGGTTCCATGCGGACGATGTAGCCGATGTCCCTCTCGAGCCGCGCGTTCAGCCCGACGAGGAAATCCACCGTGCGCGGCGCGCTCTTCTCGATCGTGTCAAGATAGGCCAACAACCGCGGCCCGGCCTCCTCGGGCTTGCGGTAGATCGACAGATCCTCGGCGAAGTCCTGCGAATACTCGAAGGGGAAGGCCTCGGCGCTTTCGTCGACGAAGAAGTCGAAAGGGTTGTAGACCGTCATGTCGGCGACGAGGTCGACCTCGATCTTGAACTCGGTCACCGGCTCGGGAAAGACGAAGCGCGCCAGCCAGTTGCCATAGGGGTCCTGCTGGTGGTTGACGAAATGCCCCTCGGGCGAGACCTTCAGCGAATGCGAGATGACCCGGGTGCGCGAGTGCGGCGCGGGTCTCAGCCGGATGATCTGCGGACCGAGCGAGACCGGGCGGTCGTACTTGTAATGCGTCAGGTGGTGGATACTTGCCGTAATCGCCATTCGGTGGGGTCCGCGGATGAAGGAAACCTCCCACACCTGAGCGACTTGGCCTGCCCTTGTAAAGGCTTGCGTGACCTCGCGGCAGCGACCGTTGCCGCGCCGCCCGTTCTGCAGGCGGCGCGGGGCTCCGGCTGCCGCGCCCTCAGTTCACCGGCATGACGAAGACCTCGCGCACGTTGGCGCGCGGATCGGCCTCGAGCGCGAACATGACCGAGCGGGCGATGTCCTCGGGCTTGAGCTTGTCGGGCTTGGCCTCGTCGAAGAACGGCGTGTCGACCATGCCGGGGGCGATCACCGTGACCCGCGCGCCCCATTCGCGGAACTCCTCGGCGAGGTTGCCGCCGTAGCCGTGCACGAACCATTTCGAGGCGCCGTAGACCGAGCCCTTGATCGTCGTGCGCCCGGCGGCCGAGCCGGTCAGCACGAGATGGCCGCGGTTCTTCACGAAATAGGCCGAGGCCGCCTTGGCCGTCCAGAGCACGCCAAGGATGTTGAGCCGCACCAGCGCCTCCCATTCCGCCGGGTCGCCCTTGCGCGTGCCGGGCTGCGAGAGCCCCGTGCCGGCATTGGCAAAGGCCGCGTTCACGTCGCCGAACCGTTCGGCAAGCTGCGCCATCGCCGCGTCCTGCTCGGCCAGCGATCCGGCATCCCCCGGCAGCGCCAGCGCATGGGGGCCGAGTTCGCGCTCGAGCTCGGCGAGCTTGTCCGCGGACCGGGCAAAGAGCCCGACGTTCCAGCCGCGCTCGACCGCCGCCCGGGCGGTCTGCGCACCGATCCCCGAGGAGGCGCCGGTGATGAAGAGTGTCTTTCGGATCATGCTTAATCCTCCCGTAGGCATTTCGCGTGACGATCGGCGCACCGCCAGCGCAAAGGGCGCCCCGGCGCGGCTGAGCCGCAAGATAGCACGGCCCGGCGGGGCGCCCATGCCGCAGCGCCTTGCCGCCCGTCCCGCGCCCCGCAGCCGGCGGATATGGAACGATTTTCGCGCGACCGGCGTTTTCCTGCCGACCAGT
The Salipiger sp. H15 DNA segment above includes these coding regions:
- the tsaA gene encoding tRNA (N6-threonylcarbamoyladenosine(37)-N6)-methyltransferase TrmO, coding for MSQTTDDEIRPGETALALPPAGDAQLRFIGRIRTPFATRRDCPRQGDPDGPECRIELDPDWEPALAGIERAERVQVLYWLDRARRDLLTQSPHGDGATRGTFALRSPVRPNPIGISSVRLLRREGPVLVVRGLDCVDGTPLLDLKPDRCEHHGRPKDD
- a CDS encoding 2-dehydro-3-deoxy-6-phosphogalactonate aldolase, whose protein sequence is MTREIIAILRGLTPEEAPAVTEALIAEGITKIEVPLNSPRPFDSIAKMVQGFGTDAVIGAGTVLAPEEVLRLQQIGARMVVSPDMNQRVIMATKKAGMLSYPGVLTPTEAFIALRTGADGLKFFPASLIGPEGLKAMKAVLPQGTPTYAVGGVSAGNMGEWLAAGVTGFGIGTWLYTPGRSLAELTARAREVVAAYDAALAG
- a CDS encoding 2-dehydro-3-deoxygalactonokinase, encoding MARPDWIAVDWGTSNLRLWRMAADGTVLERAESDAGMGRLTPADFEPTLLGLLPDLEPGTQVIICGMAGARQGWAEAPYVKTPCAPPGLAEAITVPTQDPRLEVRILPGVAQDRPADVMRGEETQVAGFLALNPRFDGVICLPGTHSKWVHVSAGEIVSFRSFMTGELFELLSQKSVLRHGLGTGWDDEAFAGGVDQAMGRPAGFASELFTLRAEGLLHGLPPEKATARLSGLLIGMELAAAKPYWLGQSVALLGASKLVSHYRAALDKLAVPVLIADAERMTLEGLKAARKTETQE
- a CDS encoding sulfite exporter TauE/SafE family protein, with the translated sequence MVEESGFWVAAAIATYCVGASKGGMPMVAMLGVPILSMFIDPAAAAGLLLPMYILSDVYAVWLFRRDFSARNLRILFPAAAIGILVAFLCISHVPPETGKLIVALVGVYYLGDALRKRLARDHRARPADVPRGLFWGALSGFTSYISHAGGPPYQAYMLPQRLPKMTYVGTTAILFACINWMKLPPYILAGQVTWESLQRVAMLAPVAIFGAWSGQRLVRWLPERLFFAAVNVALALLTLRLLWEVAAAWGWV
- a CDS encoding transglutaminase family protein; the encoded protein is MSQLYDISLRITYEYAHPAGSSRTLLRMLPRALPGQELLAGAVSADPAPSWRRDGTDFFGNPTCEMAHDMPLSEIAFSFAGRVRKARPVAGLDLSGGPADLAQDLAAVRSIGPESPHHFLGASPRLPAAPEIAAFAQDTLSASMSVRAAVEAISHRLNTEFAFDPEATEVTTTAIEAFRARRGVCQDISHVMITALRSLGIPAGYVSGFLRTIPPEGRPRLEGADAMHAWVRAWCGAETGWIEIDPTNDMPAGADHVTVAFGRDYSDVAPTRGSLRSEGSHVTTHQVDVVPV
- a CDS encoding circularly permuted type 2 ATP-grasp protein produces the protein MTRPLPETVAKFLQGYSPPPGVADELLRPDGTLRPAWQPLIRHLAAQSAETRARAFARGDQYLHDTGVYFRQHTGEGSTERNWPLSHVPVVISGREWATLSQGIAQRAELLERVMADLYGPGDLVKQGFLPADLVARNPEWLRPIVGVQPRSGHFLHFLAFEIGRSPDGSWLVLGDRTQAPSGAGFALENRMATGRVFHDLFPKANVERLAGFFRSFRDALIDLRADDGSRVAILTPGQHTDTYYEHAYIARYLGFMLLECEDLAVRNGQLKVRTVAGDEPVSVLWRRLDSRFADPLELDESSALGTPGMVSALRAGAITMVNCLGSGVLESRALMAFLPRICEALTGEALKLPNIATWWCGQPTERAYVRDNLHRMLIGPAQSTKLPFDIDAGTALGGRFRGSAHGSVSDWLDREGETLVGQEAVTLSTTPAMVGERLVPRPMVVRVFAARTPQGWTVMPGGYARIGRTGDPTALAMQAGGSVADVWITSDAPVASETLAPRDKGPFLRRQPGLLPARAADNLFWLGRYVERAENGVRQIRAYHLRLEDYGPDALPLVESLARFLAGYGLDPSEEPVPPGLLQLFDVSRGCAAKVRDRFSTDGWSALSDLASTAREAAEGCHPGDDAARAMSLLLRRIAGFSGLVHENMFRFLGWRFLTVGRALERADQMAAFLAAFTGKTTPQGGLDLAVEVGDSLMTHRRRYSVETSRETVIDLLALDPGNPRSLLFQLDVLMAEEARLRPAGSTGLPEAARRILILRTALAVAAPEEITPERLRGFRADLAAISHALTAQYLS
- a CDS encoding transglutaminase family protein, producing the protein MAITASIHHLTHYKYDRPVSLGPQIIRLRPAPHSRTRVISHSLKVSPEGHFVNHQQDPYGNWLARFVFPEPVTEFKIEVDLVADMTVYNPFDFFVDESAEAFPFEYSQDFAEDLSIYRKPEEAGPRLLAYLDTIEKSAPRTVDFLVGLNARLERDIGYIVRMEPGVQTPEETLQLAKGSCRDTSWLLVQILRHLGFAARFVSGYLIQLKPDLVSLDGPAGTDHDFTDLHAWCEVFIPGAGWIGLDPTSGLLTGESHIPLAATPHYRNAAPIVGGYSAPPDTQTDFDFAMEVTRVAEHPRITKPFSEEAWQALDALGAQVDAELDAQDMRLTMGGEPTFVSIDDFESAEWNTAAVGPQKRRLADELIRRLRERFAPGGFLHYGQGKWYPGETLPRWTFSLYWRRDGKPVWKNPDLVAKETAKGADAAQADAFMTKFAETLGLGGDYVQPAYEDPVEWILKEADLPMNVTPEDSKLKDPETRARIARVFTRGLDQPAGFILPLQRWQSKASGPKWRSEHWKTRRGHLFLIPGDSPVGFRLPLGALPYVAPSAYPYVYPTDPSIPLTDLPDFHALQQERRQRLMEELERIAEEEREAAAALPEVTPGHAQPVSAARDAGRRQRIMEQGVDPAGGAVRTAIAIEPRDGRLCLFMPPVESLEDYLDLLAAAETTAEELGLPIHIEGYTPPHDARLNVIRVAPDPGVIEVNVHPAHSWEECKAITNGVYEEARQCRLGADKFMIDGKHTGTGGGNHVVVGGETPNDSPFLRRPDLMRSMILHWLRHPSLSYLFSGLFIGPTSQAPRIDEARHDSLYELEIALSHFPAPGQGEPPLPWLTDRLLRNMLIDVTGNTHRAEICIDKLYSPDGPTGRLGLVEFRGFEMPPDAKMSLAQQVLIRALLARFWKSPIQGKPVRWGTTLHDRFMLPHFVWEDFLDVLRDLGDHGFTFRPEWYEAQREFRFPFAGEVEYEGVHLELRQALEPWHVLGERGAIGGTVRYTDSSVERMQVQLTATEPGRYIVACNGRAVPMTGTGASGTRVGGVRFKAWQPAEALHPTLPVNAPLTFDIFDTWTGRALGGCRYHVAHPGGRNYDTFPVNTNEADARRLARFEKLGHTPGSYWPAPETPHPEFPMTLDLRRRPGI
- a CDS encoding SDR family oxidoreductase; this translates as MIRKTLFITGASSGIGAQTARAAVERGWNVGLFARSADKLAELERELGPHALALPGDAGSLAEQDAAMAQLAERFGDVNAAFANAGTGLSQPGTRKGDPAEWEALVRLNILGVLWTAKAASAYFVKNRGHLVLTGSAAGRTTIKGSVYGASKWFVHGYGGNLAEEFREWGARVTVIAPGMVDTPFFDEAKPDKLKPEDIARSVMFALEADPRANVREVFVMPVN